In Oncorhynchus kisutch isolate 150728-3 linkage group LG5, Okis_V2, whole genome shotgun sequence, a genomic segment contains:
- the LOC116374118 gene encoding uncharacterized protein LOC116374118, translated as MLYIIYIVLYILYMVFYILYMVFYILYMVFYILYMMFYILYMVFYILYMVFYILYIMFYILYMVFYILYMVLYILYMVFYILYMVFYILYIMFYILYMVFYILYMVFYILYIMFYILYMVFYILYMVFYILYMVFYVVLNIIYIVLYILYMELYILYIMFYVVLFILS; from the coding sequence ATGCTCTATATCATCTACATAGTGCTCTATATCCTCTACATGGTGTTCTATATCCTCTACATGGTGTTCTATATCCTCTACATGGTGTTCTATATCCTCTACATGATGTTCTATATCCTCTACATGGTGTTCTATATCCTCTACATGGTGTTCTATATCCTCTACATAATGTTCTATATCCTCTACATGGTGTTCTATATCCTCTACATGGTGTTATATATCCTCTACATGGTGTTCTATATCCTCTACATGGTGTTCTATATCCTCTACATAATGTTCTATATCCTCTACATGGTGTTCTATATCCTCTACATGGTGTTCTATATCCTCTACATAATGTTCTATATCCTCTACATGGTGTTCTATATCCTCTACATGGTGTTCTATATCCTCTACATGGTGTTCTATGTGGTGCTCAATATCATCTACATAGTGCTCTATATCCTCTACATGGAGCTCTATATCCTCTACATAATGTTCTACGTGGTGCTCTTTATCCTCTCATGA